In the genome of Erpetoichthys calabaricus chromosome 18, fErpCal1.3, whole genome shotgun sequence, the window TGTACATTAATTCTTCAATTTAATTAACTGATTCTGTTCAAATTGAGAGTGCGGGGGGTTAAaggcattggacacaaggcaggaaccatctctGGTTGGGCTACCAGTCCATGTCAAGGTATGCGAACGTTGGCTCTGATTCATCCTGTGCTGATTTAGGCAGAACGGAAAATCTTTGGCATATGGGGAATAATTGGAGTACCCTGAGAAAACTAATAGAGACACAAGAAGAATGCACTGTATAAACTCCACCGGATTTGAAGTCAAGGCTCTAAATTCAACGCAACCAGGCTCTTGAtatgcaggtttggaaaatggatggatggctggatggacgtATGTCTCTATATATGTGAGACCCTGTTCCCCCACTGCCATCTTGCTTTCTCCATGTTGATCTTCTGTGGTGAGAGCACAACAGAGACTATCTTGGCCCTTCATTTAAAGCAGATCCTCATACTTTAGCACACTCCTATTGGTCAGACAACTAAACAGAtactttttctctctccttagatGGGACAGAGCAAagtttgtgggtgtgtttgccaAACATGCATGACATTCAGTGGAGATGGCAGAGATTTGTGCTCATTATTGTGTTTCCTGGGGTTCCTCTTTTCTGCTTTTGCTTACCAATCTTCTGATTCTGTCCATTGTTTTAAGCTCTCTATACAGTAGAAGTCATTTCAGATGAGACAATCAGTATCCCTGCGTGTGTCCTGCATGTGCCCTGTAGTGTTGTTCTGCTATcctattcagttttgttttctttgttatgaCCGGCTAGGATGTCATTCTTCAGGTCAGAAAGTCCAGGGCTTCTTACAGCTCCTGGTGTTTTGCTGATATTTGGCTCAATGGAAATGTCACCTTAATGCAAGTGAGGTTTTGTAAGGGCTGCCATGTTCCCATCCCTTCCTTAATTAAGACATGCATCTTATTTTATGCCTTTCAGAATGATGCAGGAGGCCAGAGAGTGCTGGTGAACAAGTGGAGCACATTCATCAAGGCCCGACTGGTGTGCTCAGTCCCAGGGCCTCATGGGATAGATACTCACTTTGATGAGCTGGGTAAGAGGAACGTAAGGGGAAGGAGTGGGTGGGTTTGTGACCTGCCATCAGATTTCATTGAATGACAATCTGACTTGTCTGCTTTTTAGAGGATGTCTTTCTGTTGAGGACCAAGGATGAGAAAAACCCAGAGGTCTATGCACTTTTTAGCACCATAAGGTAAGCGTAAAGCTGAGCTGCTTTATGAACTCAGCACCAGCATATAAGGctgccttttattttttagaatgaGATAAATGAGCTAAGAACGGGCCCGGCTGACAGAGTTTGATCGCACTCCACTGATGAATTGTCTGACTGCAGACTTAGGGTGGCATCAATTTGGAGTCTTCATATAGTGGGTTGTATTCTAAACACAGATTCTCTGGATAATAGTCAAGAAGTGAATGGAGACTCTAGCATGTGAAACAACTGAAGTGTGCTCGCTGGTGGCAAGTGTATTGACTACCTAAAACTGCCATCCTGAAGCAGCAGAGagatagttaaaaaaataaaaacttaaaaaacacactCCTGGGGTGAGTCTGAGGACTTTGGTCAACACCAAGATCCCAGTCCAGGCCTAGGAGGCACACTGTTGCATGGCTGTCCAGTGGTAAGGGCTTGTCTCAGGGAGCACAAATGAAGAGAGCTATGGAAGTGCCCATCAGCCACTCTACGACATGGCAAAGGCAAAAGTGCACTTCTCTGTAGCCCACCATCCTGGTCATTCTGAAATGTTGTCAAAAGTTTTctactctgattttcttttccgtTATTTTTCAGCAATGTATTCAAAGGCTTCGCTGTCTGTGTGTACCGCATGGCTGACATACGTGAGGCTTTCAATGGCCCTTTCTCACATAAAGAGGGTCCCAATCACCAATGGAGCCCCTTTGAGGGCAGGGTTCCTTACCCACGGCCTGGTGTGGTGAGTTGATTTTTGGTAGCCTGCCATTCTTCCCTGTTCACTCTCTTTTAATCGTTTGTATGGTTCTGTCTGTGACATGCAAACACCCTACATGTGATATAATGTTCAACTTGTCTTCTTGTCTAGTTATGCAAGCTTTTTGGGGACCCCGCCTATTTTGGCCCTGTAGACCTGAAACCCCCTCCTTTTGTAGGATgttttggaatatattttttacataaaatgacACCCTTTTGATAAAGAGTATTACAACCAAtaggtgtcatcagcaaaaattaTCAGAAGGACTTGAGGTTGTGCAGGCCACAGTTTCCCCCCCAATGGTATACAAAGGGTCAAACTTAATacttttcacaaaacatttaaaaaatgggcATAGTTAATATAGGTATGTGGAGTGTCCcgttatgctatttcaaggttgttgatcataaatataatatatccCAGACTGAAGCGGGGCTGCTCCTTTTATACTACTgtacacccaggagtacttctggtgtcccagAGCTGTGGCTTGGAAGCACCTCTGGGTTAAGTTGGAGCCCAACCCATCAAGATTCGCCCATTCTGTCAATGATCCCTGGCGTTACCCACACAACCCAATAGGGCTGAGTTGGTAGACTCTAATTCCCAAGATGACCTGTGGGAAACCATGGCAATGCCGCAATCCAAGAGAGCTGCCATCTAGTTTTCTGGGGGAAACAATGCCCTGCATAAACTGTCTCACCCTGTCCTTCCATACTGTGGGAATCCCGGCTGGGCAAGGTTCCCAGTATAGCTTtggctatataatatataatatatatacacacacagtatgcaCACATCTGCACTAACACACTTAAATGCAAGCAAAACCTCAAAAGCACTCCTCCATATGCACATTCATACAGACAAGCAGTACAAGGACTTGCAGACATTCTCAAACACTCAAATGCCTCACTGGAAGGAGAAGCTGGGTAGAGTACCATCACTTCGGACCCACGCCACATTAGTGCACTACCAAGCTGGCACACATATTGGTGACTTTTCTTTTGTGGCACTCCACAAGGTTTATATTTAATGGCTTAGAAAACATAGGAAGGCTGTGGAGCACGTCCTTTGAGCAGACATCTGGAACTGAGCTGTTGTGAGTGATGTCAAGATGACAAATGACTAGCCTTGGTGAGCcagaaagtgacagtgcagggtgacATTTGGGTATTGATGAGGATTGAGATGGGCACCAATGAGGAAACACCTGCATTACAGATTGCAAACCCTGAGAAAGAAGAGGCAGAGCCAAAAACAAGTCCTTGGAGAGCACCAATGAAGCCGGCTAATGAACAGAGCATGAACGAGATGCAGGCAATGAAGCCTTTCAGGCCCCATTGGAAATGATAGTAGTTAGCACAGAGTAGTcagagaaacaacaacaacaacaaaatcccCTTTGAAATCCCAAGAAACTCTGTCTTTTGTTGCATTTTGTATTACATGCCACAGATGTGCTGTGTGCTGTCCGACCCCACGTCTGCATTCCCAATCAGGTAACAATGGGTTAAATTTGTATTGCATTAACTGTAAAGTGTTGACACTGTTTCACAGTTGGGGGTCCAATTAAGGGCTACATCTGCAGTAAATTATTAGatttgcggggggggggggggtgccattTGCCTAAGTGTCCCCCCAGGACACAGTCATCACTTTGACAGCTGGCCACTGCTCCAGTCTTCCAGTAGATTACTTATGCAGATTGTTTTCCTCTGCCTCATGCCTAATTTGGGATGTCTCTTGTGCAAGCCCTCCAGTTACTTaatgacatttcatttttatgtaatttcatcTTGGCTCATCCTGTGCCAGGTCAAACAATCTGCTTTGCCTTTACAGTGTCCCAGCAAGATCACCAACCAGCCAGGTCGACAATTTGGAAGCACCAAGGACTACCCAGATGCTGTCTTGCACTTTGCCCGAAGTCACCCTCTCATGCACCAGCCTGTGTACCCTGCACTGGGGCGGCCCATCCTTGTCAAGACCAATGTGGAGTACCAGCTGCGTCAGATGGTAGTGGATCGAGTGGAAGCAGAGGATGGCCAGTATGATGTCATGTTTATTGGCACAGGTGAGGTCACTTGTGAGAAGATAATTGGCTCACTGAGACTCCAGGAATCATAGGCCTTGTGATTGCCAACTTGCATGATTTACCTCCAGTATGAGATTCTTCATTTGTCCACAGTCATGAAGACTAATAATCAAGCCTGCCTCTCTGTATTTATTCCCCATGTTCCTGCTGTTAATGTATTCTAACTCCAACCTTGTTTCTCTAATCCACTCATGATCACCAGACGTGGGCTCAGTGCTGAAAATGATCACCTTGCACCGTGACAACTCTGACCAGCTGGAGGAGGTCACCCTAGAGGAGATGCAGGTCTTCAAGGTAAAGGAAGGACCAAACATGCAAAGCCTCTAGAAGGTAGACATCAGTGTAGGCAGAATTCACTCACTTCTCTCTTTCTATCCCATCCCATTCCAGGACCCAATGCCCATCACCTCCATGGAGATCTCGGTCAAGAGGGTAAGTAGAATGCCAGATGCTGACATCTTTTTGTGCCCAGGGCACTGCTGGGTTTGTGTTAGAGTTTCCTGTTGACCCTAAATCAAGTGCTATTCATCTTGGCTCTTTTTCAGCAAACTCTGTATGTTGGTTCCTCGGTTGGTGTGGCCCAGGTGAGGCTGCACCGGTGCGAGACCTATGGAAAGGCCTGTGCTGAGTGCTGCCTGGCAAGGGACCCTTATTGTGCCTGGGATGGGGTCTCCTGTACGCGCTACCAGCCCTACAACAAGAGACGGTTCCGTCGGCAGGATATACGTTCTGGGAACCCCGTACATCAGTGCCTGGATCAGAACCAAAGTGGTAAGGAGTGGCAATCATTGTGGGTGAAAAAAAATCTGAGGAAGCAGAGTTAACAGCTGACATGTAGTCTGCAAATGGGAAATGGGTACAGGTGGCCACAGGGTAAAATGTGGGTACAGATAGGCATGAAGCAGGGTAGGTACAGAAGAACATGGGGGTACATGGAGACATAAAGCAAAGTGCAGGTGTAGAAGAACATGGCATGAAGTACAGGTGTTGACAGGCACAGGAGAGAAATGCAAGAACGGGCAGGCATGGGGTGAGGTGTGAGTGCAGGATGAATAGAATGGAGAGCACGTTCAGGTGAACACTGGTATGAAGCAAAGGGCAGGATATGGGAGAGGGCAGGACAAAGTGGGACATGAGGTAAAGTGAGAATGGACATGAGATAAAGAATGGGTTAGAGGCAACTAAAGAGATAGAGCATGAACTACGGAAAGAATCTGCAATGGGGGGTCTTCAGTGGGGCTTGGGGGTgttgtgtttacatttttaacagcTGTATTCAAAGGTGATTCCGAGTTGATTTAAAATTGATACAAGTCACAATgctttagggttagggttaggatttaATATCTGAAATCAGAAGTCCATCACaaaatggacttgaataaatATCTACCGACAGTAACAGTAACAATTACTAATGCTGTCCTCCACTGTTCTTCTACCATATTCTGAACAGCAGCATGTGCTCAAGAAATCAtactttgttctgtttcactgtgGTGTAGTCCAATTGCACCCGCTAATGATATGGTAACGTTAGCTTTTCCCAGATGTAGTGTCATCAATCATGTCAGagttactgtcacatgtacacagtGCAATGGAATTGCTGTCTGCACCTTTGATCGACACACACCTGTCACCACTGTCCTTGTCCGGTGGTCTGAATCTCACATTGTaggttatgtaaaataacaaaagtatGATGGGCAGTAATGAGCAAAAATGATGAGTTGTCGTTCTCATACGATTTCATGAAATTGATGTTAAAATTTGTGTTGCCTGTGATTTTGCAActgcaaaactcactaaaaagaatATTTGGTCATTTTTAAATTTGGTTAGTGGTGGAAATCCAGAAACATTGATCTTCAAGGGTTTGGCAGCACTGTACACCCCTTTGGACATGTAAATTCATtcaaaaagggtcagaatgaaaataaatggaGACAAGTGTCATTTGGAatttcaacatggctaaacacaaagATGGTGACATAAAATGACTTCCTGCTAGAGTAAAGATGTAATCCAAAGTAGTAGCTGCAGTGTTAGATGAGATCCTGCTTTTGCAAGCGATATTTAAACATTGTGCGTGATATGATAATCGAgtcctcccatcagcccctgCACTCTCCTTctgcatgatgggagttgtagtccctgCATTGTAGGTTGCAGATGATATGAAAATATAAGGGGAAAAgggtttttatatatactgtactcaaCACGTTTCTTTCTGGGTCAATAACGCAAATTTTTTCGCCATTCCAGTGTAAGGGTCACCTGAGCTTTTTCCCAATAAAAGCTACTACTTTTTTGCATGCGATCTTCGTGTTTCTTTCTTAACTTCCTGTGTATTCCctgttgactttgatttctggttagtGCTTTGGGCTCGGTTGATCATCTTTCTGACATTTGATTTTGACCTTCTCATCGGTTCTTGAACTTCATCTTTTCTCTCTGTActtttttcctaaaataaattACCTAACTACCTCCAGTCAGAACAGTCAGTAGGGTGAGAGTGATGTAGGCCTGGGTAAAGTGCCCATAAAGGAAGACATAAGTACACTTTCTGCCCCACAGTTGAAGACCTGGACACCCTTGAGGAGAAGACCGTGTTTGGAACAGAAAACAACAGCACCTTCCTGGAGTGTGTGCCCAAGTCGCCACAGGCGAGCATCAGCTGGTTCATACAGAAGGATGACCTCAAGGAGGAGGTGAGAAGTGGCAGGGTTTACTTTTTCCAAAGAGGCTTTGAGTCCAGTAGGTAcgttaactgaaaataagaaagtTCAAATTCTTCCACTGACTAAAACATTCTTCATATTGAGTCCTCCTGAGTAGGCCATGTGACCCAATGTGGCCTATCAATGAAATCCCAATTTGTTATCCCACTTCCATGGTGCCCTCTGACCTTATGAACCTCAGACCCCAATCCACATATATAGTAAAGTTGGGATTTCTCAGTAGGCCGTCCAATATCCACATTCCCCTTCACCAGTCTGGCCCTTCTGAGTTGTGGGTGCACAACACTGGCCTGATGGAGTGAAGCTGATAGGCTTCCAGTTCAGAGCCTCCACCACCCTGAGGATATGTGCTCCCTAGTCTGCCCCTTCTTATTCATTGGTGTGGTccttcagaccacagggtaaaagGATTGAGTGCCCCTTTGTGTCTGTATTTGTCTTTACCTTCTTATTCCAAGAGTTCCATCCTCAGGTAAGTGTGCTCAGGGTCCACAATCGACTTCATCCCATTCTTGTCATCTCCTCCAGGTGAAGACCGATGACCGGGTGATCTCCACTGAGCGCGGCTTGCTCTTCAGGAAACTCTTCCGCCAGGATGAGGGCAGCTATGTGTGCCAGTCCCGAGAACATGGCTTCACTCAGACGCTACAGCGGATCTCTCTGGAGGTGCTACGTGGAGAAAACCTGGGGGAGTTACTCGGGAAGGAGAACATCCCCGAAGAGGAGATAGGGGCAGGGTATCGTCCACCTCCTTGCCACACTGCCCGAGGAGGCCCCACTCGGTCATGGTTCAAGGACATCATGCAGTTGATTGGCCCTTCCAACTTGCCTCGGGTGGAGGAGTACTGCGAGCGCGTCTGGTGCAACGAAAAGCAACGGCGCAAACACAAGGCCATGCAGAACAAGTACAAGCTGGCACAGGAGAGTGTGCGCAAAGTACGTGCCAAAAGCTTGATTGAGAGAAACCGCACGCCCCGCTCCACCAGGGACACGTAGGCTCCGGAGGCCAGCCTCCTGTGAGAGGCACTGCCCGGCGCAGGACACTTGGGACGCTTTCCTCTAATTGACAGACAAGACTTCCACGAGTACTCACTCTCGCTCACCCCAGACTCCAGCATGGCTTTCGCTGTACAAAAGAACGGGGTGGGGATGTGGGGCAGTTGGTGTTCTGGAAGCAAAGCCAACATGAAAGACAACCCAGGCATGCACTGCACTTCACACATTCAATGGAAGAATGAGACAACAGAGCACAAGCTCAGCTTCGCCTTCAGCCCACAGAACAGTCAGGTCATAGCAGATGTTCACTCTACAGTGATGATGACACCTCAGTGCCATCATGGTGTGATTAGGGGCTTTGCAGGTGCAATTTACAGTGGACTCTTCTGTGAAATACGCTCTTTTTAATTATGATGGCCTTGTCACATAACTGCACTCCATAATAGGCTGGTGTTGGGGGCTTGGagtataaaacttaaaaatacttGCAGTGGGGCATAGAGATGTGGCTGTAATTGTTTCTAGTCAACATCATTATCAGGAAAGGAGGACACTAATTTAAACCAATGGCTGAGGAGAATGCTAATTATTAACCCTGATAAATTTTAGGGGAGAGTAACTCCTTAAACAGCAAATATGTAAGGGGGGCTCATGTTTATCCGGATTAGTTGCTCACAGGCATGGGGGATTTTCATCTTCATTAAAAGCCTGGTGGGGAAGGGTCAAAATTTGGATTGTACCCTTGGTCAGCTTATGTGGGAGGCATTTATGTCCACTCCACCTGGTGGAGTCTCTCAGCTGTTTCTGAAAAGTTCTGGGTGAACAGGAGTATCCATGTATTCCATGGTGACTGCTGGCTGTCTGACCCAATGTGCCTGACCACGTCTAAGGCAAAAGGGGAGTCCCAATTGTGTGTCTTACCAGACAAGATGGCTGTCCCTTTCTCTTATATCTACAGATGAGCAGAAACAAGCAAGTTTTGCGGAACTGATGGTAAAATTCATTTACAATTGTAGAGGGTAAAAGCTCTTTGGGGTTTTAAAGGGATTTTAATTGGGTGGAAAACATGGAATACTGCTCCCCGAGGCCTCATTCACACATCTGTGCAAAGCACACTGGTCAGATCGATTCTTTTCATGTCTGTTGTTCACATCACGGCGGAGGAGAGTACGTTTTATAAAAATATGACATGCTACATGTTTACCACAGGAAGACGCACTGCAACACGCCATCATGCACAGTACTGGGCTTTAACACTCACTGCATTGAAAGTCGCTGCTGCCCAAAGCCCCTCCCTCGCTGTTACCTAGCAACTGCCAATCCTAGTTGAGCATGCACAGGCTTCCGGTGATTTCTACATTGAAATACCAAATGACATGCAGATTTAAGGCATGAAAATGTTTCCCGAGAGACGCTAAACATCTTTCTTCTTGTGTGGATGGCACAATTTTGCTAGAAGTGAAGCTAGAATTTTGCAGGCAAGAAACCGAGGACTCACTGCACATtcattttgtgtgaattgtttcagTGATAACTAGTTATTGCTATGCCCACAAGAGTGGCAGAGTTCTGTTTGAGTGACCCATTGCTGTATTACTGGAGTGACCCAGCAGTCTTCCAGTGAAGCCCTCTGGAGTGCCAAAGAAGCTCAGCCAAACGTGCCTTCTGTTTTATAAGTTTATCAGGTGAACAGGAGTATCCGTGTATTCCATGGAGACTGCAGGCTGTCTGCTCCAATGTGGTTACTGAGATCAACGGCGATATATTCCAACCCCTAATGAAATGGCGTTTTTGACCGCTGATAATGAATCGTTTCAAAGACGTTCTCCACAGTGGGCAAATCTGATAGGGCAAATGGAGAAATGTCATGTGATCAGTCCCCCGTCATCTCATCCTCACTGTCAGGACGAGCCTTTCTAACGTCTCTGCATCAGCTGACAAATACTGCACGTCCAAATACTTGACTATTTCGCTCTGTCTTTTCTGGCAGGACTCCTGCTCAATATTTTCCCAAGGCTTTGGCAACCTCATACTCATTTGTGAGCTTTTTAAAGCAGTTCTCCTTCATCGTCTGTCCTCACAAAGACGTCCAATTTTTCTTTCAGCAATCTGTTTTACTTTTGCTCCACAGCAAAATGAGCCAAGAAGAAATATTTACAAGTTTCTGGTGCTTCGGTGCGGATGATAAACTTTTAGAAAATGATCTGAAAGCACTAATATGGACGAAAGACTTAAAACGACAACAACGTTTTCAAATTTATCTGTGTGGGCGAAGCCTAAGTGTCCTCTTTTTAGTCACTGCAGTGACCCTTTCTGTGTAGATCGGAGTGACCTTTTTTCTATAAAAGGAGGCTACAAGAGAGAAGGGACCCCCCCTGTTCAACTTGGGAGACCCGCTCAAGTGGCCACAAAGGAAGACACCCTAATGATCCATTTGTCTATGAGGGATATTCATTCCTGTGACCCCTTTTTGTATTTAAGTAGCAGCATCAAAGTGACTCCCTTCTCTAACAAGGAAGCCACTGGAGTGACCATTGGAATAGCCTACTATTGTGACCCCTCTCTCCATTAGGGAGACCCCAAGAGGCCACTACGGGAGGGCATCAAAATGACTAATCGCTTTACCAGAGGGAAGCCCAATGGAGTCGCCATCATGATTTCTCTAACTGGAGTGACCCCTTGGTGTTCCAAGACCTCTTCTTATGCCAGTGTGGCCTCCTTTCCCTCACTGGACAGCAGACTGTAGTGACAATTCTCTGCTAGGGAAGCAGAGTGACCTCTACTGTCTACTAGGGATATCCACCAGAGTGAGTACGTGTTCTAGTAGGGAAGCCTGCCATAATGACCCCCTTGATCTACTAGCCTTTCACCCCCTGATTTGTAACCACTTCCTAGGTTAGAGTTCAAGTAGCAGCATCCCCCCTGTCTGAAGTTAGAAGGCGCCATATTTGATTCAGTGATACTTCATGTCTGACCAGGCCTCCTGATGGCAGAACTAAAGAACCACCCCCTGAAAAGCGTGCgtaatttaatgtatttatattcTATTTAATGACCTCTCTTGTGCATGTACTGGAGTAAACTATTTTTATAAAACttgttttattgttgtgttttaGCACAGCTGggggtttaatttttttcccttgatGGAATCTTTATTTTTACGataacatttgatgttttgttttctcttttaatcCACTAATTAAACATTCTGTCCACATGAAATTCAATCCAAGTGCATTACTGGTGCATTTTTCTTCTGGATGGTTTTGGGAAAGGAACACAAAAAGGGAAAGGTTGACAGAAAGCTGGACGTCCAATGCTTAGTAACTCCCGGCCAAAAAGAAGCCCAGCCCTGAGTGTGGCAGGGGGACCTTTAGTGGGCACACAGCTGGTGCCGCCCCTTCGGTGGCCTCCTCATCGGCAGATGTTGATCACAATATCGCAGTCAAACAGCTGGATCTTATTTTCACATCTCGCCCTCCCTTTGGCCCCCCTGCCCACTACACCTGCAGGGTTTCGTCGTCTCACACAGGGGAGCGTGGGATACTACTTTATTTCTTTTAGCGGTGTTGATAGAGGGTCTGTCATCACCAAGCCATGTGGCAGATGAGGACCAGGCAAACAGCTTTAGAGTACAGGCCCTGCTGCCCTGTCTCATGCCACCCCACTGATCTGATGAATGCCGCAAAACTTCTCCTGTGCAACTGCATGTTCAGCTGGTGGATGGCATTCAGCAAACGTGCTGAAAAACAGAAACGCAAACAAAATGTTTGACCCAAGTCTGTAAGACGCCACCTTGTCGGAGTAGACTTTCTGCTTTCGAAACCCAGGAGGCTGTTTTCAAAGAGTGTGTCTGAGAGGGcaagtatgaaaataaaataaacagtggaGCTGGACAAGTGGGCAAAGCAGGAGCAAGATCAACAGTGGGCATGCAGTTGGCACATAGCTGAGTGTATAGATAACGCCTGTCAAGTGGAGGTTATAGACACATTATAGACTATAGAAGTATAGACAAATGGAGTAAATGACTAAGTAATGTGGTGGAGGGGAGGACCTTCAGTACCTTGGTGTTATTTTAGACaggaataggatggacaagcttgttgagatgaatggcctgttctcatcacgaTTGTTTCTAATATTCTAACTCACAGACCAAAGCAGCTGATTTCTGAGTGAGGCAGGGCACCATCAGTCACACCCGAGTGGGCACACAGCTGTCCCTCAGTGTACCCTCAGGGTGCCACATACCTGTACCTGATCTCATTGGCATTGTGAGTGGTAGGTCTGAGAACTCGGAGCTGAATCTCGCTGACCTCATGTGGCTGGAGGTCTCCTCACAGCTACTCTCCCTTTGTGTCTCACATGCCCTACCTGACCTCATGGCTATGAGTTTGATGTCTCATCTGGTAGAAACTTACACTGGGGGGCTGGGAGCCATAGCCAAAAAAGCAGAAAAGTGCCCCTAATCGCTCTGGGTTAATTGCTCAACTACATCCTTCCTGAAATCGAAGAGCTGACAAACTTCACTAAAGACTCTGAGCCCTCGGGCAGCCATTAGAGCATCAACATGCAGCCAAGATGTGGCCGTTGCGGCGGGCTGCAGTATCCAGTGGCAAACTAGTTGcactttagtagtagtagtagtagtgcctCCATGACTGAAAGATTGAAAACAtggatcaaataaa includes:
- the sema3bl gene encoding sema domain, immunoglobulin domain (Ig), short basic domain, secreted, (semaphorin) 3bl, giving the protein MKHRIPDRSLIATLLIFQGLWTSATKVNVPRLRLTYKDLQATNRSSIFTGQRGILNLSSMFLDEYHDRLFLGGKDVLYSLRLDHNNLDAREISWPPLPGNKEDCVLKGKDPLSDCANYVRLLHPYNRTHLLACGTGAFQPLCAFISVGHRGEHTFSMDLASVENGRGKCPHDPSRPFTSTFTGGELYTGLTADFLGRDPVIFRSLGSRSAMRTETDQRVLHDPKFVAVHLIPDNDDRDNDKVYFFFTEKAMEAGKESGAIYSRVGRVCANDAGGQRVLVNKWSTFIKARLVCSVPGPHGIDTHFDELEDVFLLRTKDEKNPEVYALFSTISNVFKGFAVCVYRMADIREAFNGPFSHKEGPNHQWSPFEGRVPYPRPGVCPSKITNQPGRQFGSTKDYPDAVLHFARSHPLMHQPVYPALGRPILVKTNVEYQLRQMVVDRVEAEDGQYDVMFIGTDVGSVLKMITLHRDNSDQLEEVTLEEMQVFKDPMPITSMEISVKRQTLYVGSSVGVAQVRLHRCETYGKACAECCLARDPYCAWDGVSCTRYQPYNKRRFRRQDIRSGNPVHQCLDQNQSVEDLDTLEEKTVFGTENNSTFLECVPKSPQASISWFIQKDDLKEEVKTDDRVISTERGLLFRKLFRQDEGSYVCQSREHGFTQTLQRISLEVLRGENLGELLGKENIPEEEIGAGYRPPPCHTARGGPTRSWFKDIMQLIGPSNLPRVEEYCERVWCNEKQRRKHKAMQNKYKLAQESVRKVRAKSLIERNRTPRSTRDT